The genomic stretch CACCAACAATTCTACAGCACCACCGGTCCACCACAATACACGGTATTTAAAAACATAGATCCTACTCATTCTTAGATCTTATGACAATAGCTAAAGAAGCGGACAACAATTGATCTTAAATTTCATTAACAACAATTAAATGGTCGCCCCAGCACAAACTAACCACCAAATTAGATCCTTCACAATATCACAGTGCCTCATGAGCTCCTGCATCGCATGTCCGTAAATTTagtaaaccattttcctttattccACCATAATCCAGATTCAAAAATATAGTGAATCATTTAACTTCATTGAAAATAGAAACACAGACTAACCAATTCAAATATCTAATAATGGAACAGCAAAAGATCCAGCATAAACTCAATTTTACTGCCTAATGCCTACAGCAGAACTTGGTTTAGACCGTAACTCAAAAGGTAATGATCAAGGGATATGAAATGTTCCGCTACAAACtcaatccaacaatatctacGTCATTCTACGCACATTGTCCCATACAAAGAAGCTCAATTGTGTCGCAACACTCCTACCCGATTCGTAATACATCCCAACACTAGCACGTTAAGCACCTTCACTAGATAAGTTACAAGCAAAAAAAGCCAGCAAAGTAGTGATGTTTCCTCATAGGATCACAGAACTCTCACACTGGCTCAGGCACTAACTTTCATCCTTCAGTATTAAGGTCATAAATCCGAAAACACAAACATAAACACCACTAATACCTCACCATTCACCAAGAGAAGAATGTAGCATAAAAGGTCTATCGTCCTATGAATTTACTATGACACCGCTATACTCCCTCagttccaatcatttgtttactttgatTACCACATTAGAAGGGGCCGGCATTACTTTATAGAAGTTCATCTTAGTTCCTCCACCTCAAATATACCTTCAGAAAAACGGGAGATAACAAAGAAATTCAGAAGTCATCTATCAACAGTGATTCGAGATTAACTACAAACTTAGATCCTATTCATACTACAATCTTACAGCAACAATAGCAACAGAAGTAGCCACCAATGAATCTCTAAGTTCTCTCACCATCAATTCTACAGCGCTACCTCAATATGGATTATTTACACACTTAGATCCCACTCATTCTCAGATCATGTAATGATGATAGCTAAAGAAGTGAACTACAATTGATCTTAGAACAATTCCATAGTCACCATAGCACAAACTAACCATCAAATTAGATCCTTCACAGTACCACAGTGCCTCATGAGCTCATTCAAATGAGGGTCAAGGGGGGTTGCATGTCCGTAAATTTAGttaaccattttcctttattccACCATAATCCAGATTCAAAATATAGTGAATCATTTGACTTTATTGAAAACGAGAACACAAACTAACCGCTCCAGAAATCGAACAATGGAACAGCTAAAAATGCAGCTGACTTCTGAAACGTGAGAAGATTTCAAAATTCCTAGTGTTTAAAAGGTATTCAGCATGAACTCAATTTTACTGCTTAATGCCTACAGCAGAACATGGTTTAGATCATAACTCAAAAGGTAATGATCAAGGGATATGAGATGTTCCGATACAAACtcaatccaacaatatctacGCCATTCTACGCACATTACCCCATACAAAGAAGCTCAATTGTGTCACAACACTCCAAAGCAATCCCTATTCGTAAAacaccctaaccctaaccctaaccctaacacCTTCACTGGATAAGTTATAAGCAAAACGGCCAGCAAAGTAGTTACATTTCCGCATAGAATCATAGAGCTCTGACGCTAGCTCAGGCACTAACATTCTTCCTCCAGCATTAAATCATGACATATCCATAAACCAAATAAAACCTAATACTATCCTCGAACAAGCCGAGTTTACCTTTGGTTAAAACACCCAcccaaataaaaaaaacaaaagaaggtaaacaaatgacgggGACAAAGGGAGTATAAATTCAAGCTCGAGTCAAAATCCAGAACAAATCCATCACAATTCTACCAACATTTAACAAGAACATTACAAAAACCATATAAAAGTGCAAATTGATAATTTCATCATAAAGTATATACCTAATTTTAATTCCAAAACATTCACTTATTCTTATTAGATTTCTTCTTAGAAGAAACAGCAGCAGATTGCGGCTTAGGATAGCGTTCGGCATCAGCAGAATCAAGCCAATTAAGAGGATGACGATTAAACCAAGGCCAATTAGGGATAATCATGAAAGCAGTCAAAACGACGCCGGATACATAGATGATGATCATCATTTGGAAAGATGCAAGTACATAACCAGTTAGGAATGCTGCTGCTGCGCTGAGTAACAGCATTATTTGCATTAATTGTTCAGCTAATTTCTGACCTTGCCAATCCATAGTTTGATTTGATTGTAGATgatgaaaccctagaaaattagtGTAATTGTTGTTATGATTGTTACTGCAATATTTAGAATTTAGATCATACTGTTAGGAATCTTAGGATTAATTGAGTATTGTAAATAAAAGTAATGAAAAATGAAGAAGAGAGAAAGAGTTACCGGCGAGTACCGCAACTGTGTTAGAGATGGAGCGAGAGAACTGTGAATATTGGCACACCGAGTTTTGACACAAATTAAAACGGTTTTAATCAATCAATTTTTTTTAACAGTTAGAGGAGGTATCAACATACAATAACTCTACCGAGAGTCTTATTTGCATATAAGACATTAACCGCTACaatttgtgtatatatatatgcttTGACGCTTTGTAAAAATTAGATCAATTCATGTTGAGCaatttcattcttttattttgtATATACAAACTGCTCTTAATCCTATTATGATTAGAGATTAATACTgctatttattttatattattctCTAGATTATTTTTAGTTACGATGTGATCTTTTAATTTTtggtttattttaatcgttatcgTATTTTTTTAAGTAATTTACATCCGGTTGTAATCACAACCTTTTATAAGATTTTcgttttcttcataaaattaataTAAATTGGCGACTTAgattaagtttcaattttcaaTATTGTTCTAATAGATAATTATACGTCAATGTGACAATTCAGTGGGAAGGAAAACTTTGTACGATCTTTTGGTATGAGATGATAAACCTGTACTCGGGCCGGGTTTGGCTGGCCAGGGGGCGGGCCGAGTTCTCCTGGTCAGACCCGGGCCAGGCCAGGGGGAGGGGCGGGCTGGGCTGGGATATGCTTGACCCGGACCATGCCCGAGGCAGGCCAAGGACGGGCCAGGCTGTCGGCTCTTAccaatttatttttatttcttattaTTTTTGCTAAAATGACGGGCCAAGGCCGGCCCGGGATGGAATTTTATGACCATGACCAGGCCCGGGGCCAGGAGAGGCCAAGACCGACCGGGCTGGGTCAGGTCAAGTTGCATAAAATAACGTGCCAAGACGGGtctgggccgggccgggccggatCAGCTCGTGCTAATGGCCAACTCTAAGAGGTGAACTACAAAAGTTTATGTGAAGTATTTTAAGTACTTTTGATTCATTTTAGTTtttcataacaaattaaaattcaTATGGCTTCATATATGCCTGCCAAATCGCTTATCTTTTCTTTATTGCATATGTTATTCTGGGTTTTTTCAAAAAGTTGAGGAAGACATGGGTATTACatttaggcccgtgcatcgcacgggaattaaatctagtatataactaaatgaggcttttttttcctaattatactattagcattagaattaggagaaattaattatttaaaatttttctattataattaggaatagaattttcctattagaaataggaaataaattaattattttacaattttcctattagaaataggaaataaattaacaatttattaagactttttttcctaattatactattagaattaggagataataattatttaaaaattttctattataattaggaatatgattttcctattagaaatgagaattaattaattattttacaattttattattagaaacaggaaataaattaattatctacaatttattaatactaaaaaattattcattagtatttgttcactttttattaaattagaaggaaaaaaaacctttaatatatttataatatccaattttatgacaacttccgattaaaaaaatgaggtattatgaggctaaaaggccctaggccgaactgggttgtgacaaatgtgcatgcataatacgtactacatgtaATTTACTcgtgtaaagagtaaaatgaacgctgaaatatgcccctacgtcttttgttattgctaatgtcatatttaattatacataatacgaagtttatttttcaaatgtcatatgtatttctcctactaattttaaagttatttccctcacaatacacttcaacttctattgatataatttattattatattatttacattcatttgtcattatataaaagtatattaatcaaaaattaaataagatattcacaaattattgataagtacaaagtttgatatctattttgatggggcatattctgcatccgctgaccgagtcaacatattgagcaaggtcaaagatatccacagcaagtcaacgacttagacagactAGCCGACGcaacctgtcggcctgtcacttgggtctcggctgggacaactagccagccggggaacatatccgcgtactcatatccaaggcccctcggcggcgagtcaacggggcccgccggcctgccatgggtccctcagccgagggtagaacggtctatccacctgctagccacttggccacttggccactacgtgacaaaaggtgaaagtctataaatactcctcaaccctcattgaggagaggatcccaAAAAagaacctaaacacctcataatctggtaatatcttccttatctctctacaatatatttaGCCAAGTAATACATAAACTTaatcctcttaagtttactgacttgagcgtcggagtgagtacgctcggcaaaagccgagccctcagtttgttcactgtttcaggagaggccaaaGGATGACTCgatcaaagacatcattctataagccacgagtggtaacaatacttgcttcggaattacacccggaacatatttttcaaggagtattaaaagataaagaaagttgctgctaatatgcgaatcgaaatatcatattatgacaaatgagtaaatgttttgaaaaactttattgtgcgattgttttacaatttaaagtaaaaatggtaccacgagtaataagatagatttgaatgaggcttgaaggtaaattagatacacttattatagaaatatgtataaggttaagattcaattcaagcaacgatcaacattaaaaaaaacgTCATgataaacacataaaagggtaagaccGTAAGAGTAttctttccctaacatagtgaagaccgtctctctcaagcttttcttctgacaaatttacatgcataaaaaacggtattattcaattatatggaacaaactaattattgttgatgctataattTTTTTTGGGTGTAAATTGAgaacatcatcactataatttcgggagagatacgaattggggaagggtgagacatattcgtcatgcataatacgatgttttaaccacctttaggcaaaaatataaaaataaatgaaaaaatttaaacctaaaagggggtcacgtacttgtcaactcttctatagttctctaccgcattaatattctcatgaagtttatggcatttatttcatattaatgaaaaaaatgattttactgcttcgtacaatttgtgatttataacttttagctaacttatttgaacttgcttaaatttatatattttaagtgaagaatattaactataaatatgataaagataaagtttgatctttaatttcgtcggagataaaaaaaaactcaattttttattttcttataatatactaattaaaggtcataatgtaaaacaggaaattacaccacagtctactatttcaatatgtcgatgatcaacactcaaaatagcacatttgttatttaaatagtgtaaaaactctcaaaatgctaaaaaaaatgttcaatctgtcgttatcaaagAAAACCtgagtttctgcattttttttctCATGTTCAACTTgatctttacgggatgtaaatgtgatgaagttcagaaagtagcggatagttttctgttagttagatggacttttcaagagaaagatgaaagctttgcattttagaccgttttatgtgtgaaccgaggggattaagtagtgggctaaaggttgtttcgagtgggaatgaggttgattgactaaagtttttccttagtAGATCTagaaaggagataataattatgagaaaataaaatttgaagaaaaaaaggacaataaaaatgagatggaggtagtaagatttatttatacaaaatgaaataaatagcaaagttcgtgtatatataaaatattcaaacttatttagtttacaaacatagtacccaaacactttgtttgagtatctggaatggaggtcggggaggggacgagaaaaagattaggaagggaaagggagagggataagagggaagattgcttcttaaacttttctttgttgaaggagaaataaattgtcttcgataagggagacgaggatccatattatctagagtaaagattggtgtttcatgaagctgaatgtgatttatgacttcttagatgtaaaatgtggcagaaaggtagtgatagtggtagtggattggaggttgtttcaagtagttagaactaatcacagtggctgatgttttattttgcgagtaaattagtggggtggagggagggtgcatttgtggagggtgatgagtttaacgaggatagtgataataaataaggttatttatcagcaaaatatcgcttgcattaaaacatataggtaacatgaataataacaagaaacctcaaaagatcatactgataaacttaatcttgacccccatcaatccaaattaaagtaaaatcttaattctaacaacattgtcgagagcaagggttagtttccattgtattgtagatttttctagaagtaagggtttagtttttcacttggttggataaatttgagagaagtttcgaagacaaaGATCCATTTTTCAAGGGAtgggattgttttagatcatgtgtgtgaataaggaagaaaaataagggtctgcgtgaaggattttgtttcaaatgagaagatgtggggcaagactattgttatagtgATGTGTCATAAGCAACCCCAgtcatgtagtattgcgttggaatttggttcacattcaaaggtacgtcaatagtttgaccgggagatataacatttaactacctgtaaatgtttttacgtaactaccatttgatccaacaatgattaaattatggttgttattctaaagaaggagatttgttgcatcattgagttgattaagtaaagtagatattattgttttccttgaccagtTAAAAAACAAataggtattaatgaacaaaatctaaaaactcatcagtcccaagtatcatatatataaacttcatattggttttattttcctaaaaaaaaacaTTGTCGAGAgaaagggttagtttccattggatggtggatttttctagaagtaggggtttagtttttcgcttggttggataaatttgagataagtttcggagacaaggatcgatctttcaagggatgagattgttttagatcatgtgtgtgaatagggaacaAAAATAGAGGTCTGCGTGaaaaattttgtttcaaatgagaagatgaggTCCAAAACTATTGCTATAGAGAGAAAAAGGGGGGAGGGGGTGTAATATTGTGTTGGAATTTGattcacattcaaacgtacttgTATAGTTTGACCGGGATATATAACATTCTACCTACCTCTAAatgattttacataattacaatttgattaagcaatgattaaattatggttgttattcgaaagaaggagaattgttgcatcattgagttgattatgcagagtagatattattgttttccttgaccaattgaaaaacaaactattaatgaacaaattctaaaaactatcagtccaagtatcatatatataaacttgattttggttttattttcctaaaaaaaagtattttattaatcaaacactcttttattcttatgtcaatattatgttaacacGGGAATTATTTattggtcatgcggcatacataaaatcttagacatgaacgatgtactatatgtctatattccatttattgtgaaatttatcacacattattttaatatccgtgcaacgcacgggcaagaaaactagtttAATGTAAAATCGCCTACTTAATGAACCAAGTTATACAAAGCCAACAAAGGTAAAtacagagttttttttttttctttttttacaaTAGAGGGGACGAACCccgaacaaacacaatattagaaCCAAACATATTTTTGCTATTTCATGTGAATTGTACAAGGGAGTTAAAATCCCGTGAGTTGCAAATTAATTCGGGAATTCAATGTCTGGATGAACCAAACAAGCACTAAATTGGACGTTTGATGACTTTGTGAGTTTGTGATGAATAAGTATCAATTGGAATTTTGATGAcaattgtgatttttttttttttggtctaaaccatccggtaatccgaaccacattgggccgactaatccggatttcggggcgtgtccaaggattacggtatttaaacccctcccaatcgcagttgtgggggatcgatccgcagacctccctaccaagcgcaacCCCATgttacc from Silene latifolia isolate original U9 population chromosome 2, ASM4854445v1, whole genome shotgun sequence encodes the following:
- the LOC141644394 gene encoding signal peptidase complex subunit 1-like, with product MDWQGQKLAEQLMQIMLLLSAAAAFLTGYVLASFQMMIIIYVSGVVLTAFMIIPNWPWFNRHPLNWLDSADAERYPKPQSAAVSSKKKSNKNK